From Vibrio crassostreae, one genomic window encodes:
- the rpoZ gene encoding DNA-directed RNA polymerase subunit omega, with the protein MARVTVQDAVEKVGNRFDLVLIAARRARQMQTGGKDSLVPEENDKPTVIALREIEEGLITKDVLDARERQEQQEQEAAELAAVSSIAHTR; encoded by the coding sequence ATGGCACGCGTAACTGTTCAAGACGCTGTTGAAAAAGTTGGCAACCGTTTCGACCTAGTTCTTATTGCGGCTCGCCGCGCACGTCAAATGCAAACTGGCGGTAAAGATTCACTAGTGCCTGAAGAAAACGATAAGCCAACGGTTATCGCTCTTCGCGAAATCGAAGAAGGTCTTATCACTAAAGACGTACTAGATGCTCGTGAGCGTCAAGAGCAACAAGAGCAAGAAGCGGCTGAACTTGCAGCAGTAAGCAGCATCGCTCACACTCGATAA
- the bioH gene encoding pimeloyl-ACP methyl ester esterase BioH: MSDALYWHVSGQGPDLVLVHGWGMNGAVWQQTVNALQADFRVHVVDLPGYGHSAHCHAQDLEEIAQQLLAEAPKQAIWVGWSLGGLVATHMALHHSDYVSKLVTVASSPKFAAAKEPVLWRGIQPNVLSAFTEQLVEDFQTTIERFMALQAMGSPSARQDVKQLKQAVLSRPLPNPESLLAGLKMLSDVDLREQLPEISVPMLRLYGRLDGLVPIKVAKDLGNALPHTEQYIFTQSSHAPFMTEADAFCSELVSFAQK, translated from the coding sequence ATGAGTGACGCGTTATATTGGCATGTTTCTGGGCAAGGGCCTGATTTAGTACTGGTTCATGGCTGGGGAATGAACGGTGCGGTGTGGCAACAAACCGTTAATGCATTACAAGCTGATTTCCGAGTGCATGTTGTCGATTTACCAGGGTATGGACACAGCGCACACTGCCACGCTCAAGATCTTGAAGAGATTGCTCAGCAACTGTTGGCCGAAGCGCCTAAACAAGCGATCTGGGTGGGTTGGTCGCTCGGTGGTTTGGTCGCAACGCACATGGCTCTTCATCACTCAGATTACGTGAGCAAGCTTGTGACTGTCGCCAGTTCTCCTAAATTCGCTGCTGCTAAAGAGCCCGTATTATGGCGAGGTATTCAGCCAAACGTATTAAGCGCATTCACCGAACAGCTGGTGGAAGACTTCCAAACCACCATCGAACGCTTTATGGCATTGCAAGCCATGGGTAGCCCTTCAGCAAGACAAGATGTAAAACAGCTCAAGCAAGCGGTGCTGTCTCGCCCGTTGCCGAACCCTGAATCATTATTAGCAGGATTAAAGATGCTGTCGGACGTCGACCTGCGTGAACAATTGCCTGAGATTTCAGTGCCTATGTTGCGCTTGTATGGTCGATTAGATGGATTGGTGCCAATCAAGGTGGCCAAAGATTTGGGCAATGCTCTGCCTCATACTGAGCAATACATCTTCACGCAGTCTTCACATGCGCCGTTTATGACCGAAGCCGATGCCTTTTGCAGTGAACTGGTCAGCTTCGCCCAAAAATAA
- the ompR gene encoding osmolarity response regulator transcription factor OmpR, with the protein MQENYKILVVDDDARLRALLERYLSEQGFQVRSVANSEQMDRLLTRENFHLMVLDLMLPGEDGLSICRRLRNANNSLPILMLTAKGDEVDRIVGLEVGADDYLPKPFNPRELLARIKAVLRRQVIEAPGAPSTEESVVEFGEFRLNLGTREMFRGEEPMPLTSGEFAVLKSLVTNAREPMSRDKLMNMARGREYSAMERSIDVQISRLRRLVEEDPSKPRYIQTVWGLGYVFVPDGKAV; encoded by the coding sequence ATGCAAGAAAACTACAAAATTTTAGTGGTCGATGACGATGCTCGTTTACGTGCTTTGTTAGAGCGCTATCTGTCAGAGCAAGGCTTTCAAGTGCGTAGCGTGGCAAACAGTGAGCAGATGGACCGCCTGTTAACCCGTGAAAACTTTCACTTGATGGTATTGGACTTAATGTTGCCGGGTGAAGATGGTCTTTCGATCTGTCGTCGTCTAAGAAACGCAAACAACTCGCTACCTATCCTGATGCTGACGGCAAAGGGTGACGAAGTGGATCGTATTGTGGGCTTGGAAGTGGGTGCCGATGATTACCTACCAAAACCATTCAACCCACGTGAACTGCTTGCTCGTATCAAAGCGGTACTGCGTCGCCAAGTGATTGAAGCGCCGGGTGCACCAAGCACAGAAGAGTCTGTGGTTGAGTTTGGTGAGTTCCGCTTGAACCTAGGTACGCGTGAAATGTTCCGCGGTGAAGAGCCAATGCCGCTTACTTCAGGCGAATTTGCGGTACTTAAGTCGCTAGTGACTAACGCGCGTGAGCCAATGTCTCGCGATAAGCTGATGAACATGGCTCGTGGCCGTGAGTATTCAGCAATGGAACGCTCTATCGATGTTCAGATTTCACGTCTGCGTCGTCTAGTGGAAGAAGATCCAAGCAAACCTCGCTACATCCAAACGGTGTGGGGCTTGGGTTACGTGTTCGTTCCAGATGGTAAGGCTGTGTAA
- a CDS encoding Tex family protein, with translation MSQAICRLIAEELNVRSEQVTAAVNLIDDGNTVPFIARYRKEVTGGLDDTQLRNLDSRLSYLRELDDRRQTILKSIKDQGKLTPELERDITQADSKTRLEDLYLPYKPKRRTKGQIAIEAGLEPLADTLWTEPQHDPETEAANFISNDKGIADTKAALDGARAIIMERIAEDANLLEKIRQHLNRNAELGARVVAGKENEGEKFKDYFEHNEALSKVPSHRALAMLRGRNEGFLTLAMNADPEQEEGVRGSYCENIISDHYGITLSSAPADAWRKQVISWAWRIKVSMHMETELMGAMKERAEIEAIEVFATNLKDLLMAAPAGPRATLGLDPGLRTGSKIAVVDSTGKVLATETIYPHPPQKQYDKSAHVVEQIVRQFNVDLIAIGNGTASRETDSFVADVIKRGNLKAQKIIVSEAGASVYSASELAAKEFPNMDVSIRGAVSIARRLQDPLAELVKIDPKSIGVGQYQHDVSQTMLAKRLDAIVEDCVNAVGVDVNTASAALLTRVAGLSSTIAQNIVDFRDENGRFEARTTLKKVARLGPKAFEQCAGFLRIMDGKNPLDASSVHPEAYPVVKTIAEKNQKNIKSLVGNTDFLRGLHAIDYTNESFGVPTVTDIIKELDKPGRDPRPEFKTATFADGVNSVSDLEPGMVLEGVVSNVANFGAFVDIGVHQDGLVHISALTDRFVSDPREVVKAGDIVKVKVMEVDIQRKRIALSMRMKDEPGQDNRAQRSSAPRTQNRPNQNSQGGQRRREEPQQNAAMGGAFAAAFAKAKK, from the coding sequence ATGAGCCAAGCTATCTGTCGACTGATTGCTGAAGAACTGAATGTTCGTTCAGAGCAAGTCACCGCCGCAGTAAACCTAATTGACGACGGTAATACCGTTCCCTTTATTGCCCGCTACCGTAAAGAGGTCACGGGTGGCTTAGACGATACCCAGCTACGTAACCTTGATAGTCGCCTTTCTTACCTTCGCGAACTTGATGATCGCCGCCAAACGATTCTTAAGTCGATTAAAGACCAAGGGAAACTCACGCCAGAACTTGAGCGTGATATTACTCAGGCTGACAGCAAGACTCGCCTAGAAGATTTATACCTGCCTTACAAACCAAAGCGCCGCACCAAAGGTCAGATCGCAATTGAAGCAGGCCTAGAACCACTGGCCGATACGCTATGGACTGAACCACAGCACGATCCTGAAACCGAAGCAGCCAATTTCATCAGCAACGACAAAGGCATTGCCGATACCAAAGCAGCACTCGATGGTGCTCGTGCGATCATCATGGAGCGTATTGCAGAAGACGCTAACCTGCTGGAAAAGATTCGCCAACACCTAAACCGCAATGCAGAGCTTGGTGCTCGTGTGGTTGCTGGTAAAGAGAACGAAGGTGAGAAGTTCAAAGACTACTTCGAGCACAACGAAGCTCTGAGCAAAGTACCGTCTCACCGTGCGCTTGCAATGCTACGTGGCCGCAATGAAGGCTTCCTAACATTGGCGATGAACGCAGACCCAGAGCAAGAAGAAGGTGTGCGTGGCTCTTACTGCGAGAACATCATCTCAGATCACTACGGCATTACCCTAAGCAGCGCACCAGCAGATGCATGGCGTAAGCAAGTGATCAGTTGGGCATGGCGCATCAAGGTTTCTATGCACATGGAAACCGAATTGATGGGCGCGATGAAAGAGCGTGCAGAGATCGAAGCGATTGAAGTATTCGCGACCAACCTTAAAGACCTGCTAATGGCAGCACCTGCTGGCCCCCGTGCCACATTGGGCCTGGATCCGGGCTTACGTACCGGTTCGAAAATCGCTGTTGTGGATTCAACAGGTAAAGTTCTCGCGACAGAGACTATTTACCCTCACCCACCACAAAAGCAATACGACAAGTCAGCACACGTTGTTGAGCAGATAGTTCGTCAGTTCAATGTTGACCTAATTGCGATTGGTAATGGTACGGCTTCACGTGAAACCGACAGCTTTGTGGCTGATGTGATTAAGCGCGGCAACCTAAAAGCGCAGAAAATCATTGTTAGCGAAGCTGGTGCATCGGTGTACTCAGCATCTGAGTTAGCGGCGAAAGAATTCCCGAACATGGACGTATCGATTCGTGGTGCGGTGTCTATCGCTCGTCGTCTACAGGATCCATTGGCAGAACTAGTGAAGATTGACCCTAAATCGATCGGTGTGGGCCAATACCAACACGACGTTAGCCAAACCATGCTTGCTAAGCGCCTAGATGCGATTGTCGAAGACTGTGTAAACGCCGTAGGCGTTGATGTGAATACCGCGTCTGCCGCATTGCTAACTCGTGTCGCAGGCCTTTCTAGCACCATCGCTCAGAACATCGTGGATTTCCGTGATGAGAATGGTCGCTTCGAAGCACGTACTACGCTGAAGAAGGTCGCTCGCTTGGGGCCAAAAGCCTTTGAGCAGTGTGCTGGTTTCCTACGTATTATGGATGGTAAGAACCCGTTAGATGCATCATCGGTTCACCCAGAAGCTTACCCTGTGGTGAAAACCATCGCTGAGAAAAACCAGAAAAACATCAAATCTCTGGTAGGTAATACCGACTTCTTACGTGGTTTGCACGCGATTGATTACACCAATGAAAGCTTTGGTGTACCAACGGTCACCGACATCATCAAAGAGCTGGATAAGCCGGGACGCGACCCTCGCCCAGAGTTCAAGACAGCAACCTTCGCTGATGGCGTAAACAGCGTTTCAGACCTAGAACCAGGCATGGTTCTAGAAGGCGTGGTGTCGAACGTGGCCAACTTTGGTGCCTTCGTGGATATTGGTGTTCACCAAGATGGCTTAGTGCACATTTCAGCGCTGACCGATCGCTTTGTCTCTGACCCACGTGAAGTGGTTAAAGCGGGTGACATCGTGAAAGTGAAGGTGATGGAAGTGGATATTCAGCGTAAACGTATTGCACTAAGCATGCGTATGAAGGACGAGCCGGGCCAAGACAACCGTGCTCAACGTTCAAGTGCACCTCGCACGCAAAACCGCCCGAACCAAAATTCACAAGGTGGACAACGCCGTCGTGAAGAGCCGCAACAAAACGCGGCGATGGGCGGTGCTTTTGCCGCAGCCTTTGCTAAAGCGAAAAAATAA
- the gmk gene encoding guanylate kinase: MGKGTLYIVSAPSGAGKSSLISAMLETNPTYAMKVSVSHTTRGMRPGEENGVHYHFVEKHHFEDLIGKGEFLEYAEVFGNYYGTSRVWIEENLDRGIDVFLDIDWQGARQIREQMPQAKSVFILPPSNGELERRLNVRGQDSDEVIAKRMSEAKSEISHYAEYDYVIVNDDFDAALMDFRAIIRAERLKEDKQAAKYSGMLTALLAE; the protein is encoded by the coding sequence ATGGGCAAAGGTACTCTTTACATCGTATCTGCACCTAGTGGCGCAGGTAAGTCGAGCTTGATCTCAGCAATGCTAGAAACCAATCCAACCTACGCAATGAAGGTATCTGTTTCACACACCACTCGCGGTATGCGCCCTGGTGAAGAAAATGGTGTTCACTACCACTTTGTAGAAAAACATCACTTCGAAGACCTTATTGGTAAAGGTGAGTTCCTAGAGTACGCAGAAGTATTCGGCAACTACTACGGTACTTCACGCGTTTGGATTGAAGAAAACCTAGACCGCGGTATCGATGTATTCCTAGATATCGACTGGCAAGGTGCTCGTCAGATCCGTGAACAAATGCCTCAAGCGAAGAGTGTATTCATTCTTCCACCATCAAATGGTGAGCTAGAGCGTCGTTTGAATGTTCGCGGTCAAGATAGCGACGAAGTTATTGCGAAACGCATGAGCGAAGCAAAATCAGAGATTTCTCACTATGCAGAATACGATTATGTGATCGTGAATGATGACTTTGATGCAGCCCTAATGGACTTCAGAGCAATCATTCGTGCGGAGCGTTTGAAAGAAGATAAGCAAGCAGCTAAATACAGCGGCATGCTTACAGCACTACTGGCGGAATAA
- the greB gene encoding transcription elongation factor GreB, with translation MKTNLITREGYERLTKELNFLWREDRPEVTKKVTWAASLGDRSENADYQYNKKRLREIDRRVRYLRKRLDQVKVVDYSPQQEGKVFFGAWVEIENDDGDTKTFRIVGPDEIYGGVKNYVSIDSPMARALLKKEVDDEFTVRTPEGEKEWFVNSIRYAES, from the coding sequence ATGAAAACAAACCTAATCACTCGTGAGGGTTATGAAAGACTCACAAAAGAGCTTAACTTTTTGTGGCGAGAAGATCGTCCAGAGGTCACCAAGAAAGTGACTTGGGCTGCAAGCCTTGGCGATCGCAGCGAAAATGCCGACTATCAGTACAACAAAAAACGCCTTCGAGAGATCGATCGCCGCGTTCGCTATCTAAGAAAACGTCTTGATCAAGTAAAGGTTGTTGATTACTCACCACAACAAGAAGGCAAGGTGTTCTTCGGAGCTTGGGTCGAGATCGAAAACGACGACGGCGACACAAAGACATTCCGTATTGTTGGCCCTGATGAGATCTATGGTGGCGTGAAAAACTACGTGTCTATCGATTCGCCGATGGCGCGTGCGCTACTTAAGAAAGAAGTGGATGACGAATTTACGGTAAGAACCCCAGAAGGCGAAAAAGAGTGGTTCGTTAACTCGATTCGCTACGCTGAAAGTTAA
- the envZ gene encoding two-component system sensor histidine kinase EnvZ: MRIRSSFTQSIVLFLTLLVASQIFSYYAVFNYALMPSLQQFNKILAHELNLVLDQGSDIEIDAPLRQRVLEQLGVTVHAKDSEAAGEYYHAVAIDLMSEEMTKELGSETEVRLILGKESYVLWMDIAQLPNSLIRIPLSELQEEDFAPLFRNSLIMAMLIVAGGWLFIRLQNRPLIALEKAAQGVGRGDIPPPLPVQGAQEIRSVTRAFNQMSKGIQELEEDRALLMAGISHDLRTPLTRIRLATEMMSPEDGYLAEGIISDTEECNEIISQFMDYLKPVDRESFQAVFVDDIAREVSSSEGGYEVQIETDIPETMKPAQGNPIAMKRAVSNLVVNALRYGNGWVKVSTGMTADNKLAWVTVEDNGPGIPQDQIGKLFEPFTRGDTARGSEGTGLGLAIVKRIVSQHQGAVVVNNRSEGGLKAQISFPVKP; encoded by the coding sequence ATGCGCATACGTAGCTCCTTTACTCAGTCGATAGTGCTTTTCTTAACGCTATTGGTAGCTAGCCAAATTTTTTCTTACTACGCCGTGTTCAACTACGCTTTGATGCCGAGTTTGCAGCAGTTTAATAAGATATTGGCGCACGAGTTAAACCTGGTGTTGGACCAAGGCAGTGATATCGAAATCGATGCACCACTGCGCCAGCGTGTACTTGAGCAGCTAGGGGTAACCGTTCACGCCAAGGACAGCGAAGCAGCGGGCGAGTACTACCATGCGGTGGCGATTGACCTGATGAGTGAGGAGATGACCAAAGAGCTGGGCTCTGAAACCGAAGTGCGGTTGATTCTAGGTAAAGAGAGCTATGTGCTGTGGATGGACATTGCTCAGCTGCCTAACTCTCTGATTCGTATACCACTATCTGAGTTGCAAGAAGAAGATTTTGCACCACTATTTCGTAACAGCTTGATCATGGCGATGTTGATCGTCGCAGGTGGTTGGCTGTTTATCCGATTGCAAAACCGCCCGCTCATTGCGCTAGAGAAAGCCGCACAAGGTGTTGGACGCGGTGACATTCCACCGCCATTACCAGTGCAAGGTGCGCAAGAAATTCGTTCGGTAACTCGTGCATTCAATCAGATGTCGAAAGGCATCCAAGAACTGGAAGAAGACCGCGCCTTGTTGATGGCCGGTATCAGCCATGATTTACGTACCCCGTTGACTCGTATTCGCTTAGCGACTGAGATGATGTCGCCAGAAGATGGTTACTTAGCCGAAGGGATCATCAGTGATACCGAAGAGTGTAACGAGATTATCAGTCAGTTTATGGATTACCTAAAGCCGGTCGATCGTGAGTCGTTCCAAGCGGTATTCGTCGATGATATTGCACGTGAGGTATCGAGCTCAGAAGGTGGCTATGAGGTACAGATTGAAACCGATATTCCGGAAACCATGAAACCTGCACAGGGTAACCCTATCGCAATGAAGCGTGCGGTGAGTAACTTGGTGGTGAACGCGCTGCGTTACGGTAATGGTTGGGTGAAGGTATCGACGGGCATGACAGCAGATAACAAATTGGCTTGGGTAACGGTAGAAGATAACGGTCCGGGTATCCCACAAGACCAAATTGGTAAGTTGTTTGAACCGTTTACGCGTGGTGATACAGCTCGTGGCAGTGAAGGGACAGGCTTAGGCTTGGCGATCGTGAAACGTATTGTCAGCCAACACCAAGGTGCGGTCGTAGTGAATAACCGCAGTGAAGGTGGCTTGAAAGCGCAGATCAGTTTCCCGGTTAAGCCTTAG
- the spoT gene encoding bifunctional GTP diphosphokinase/guanosine-3',5'-bis pyrophosphate 3'-pyrophosphohydrolase, whose protein sequence is MYLFDSLKDVAQEYLTEPQIEALRQSYVVARNAHEGQTRSTGEPYIIHPVAVSRILAEMRLDIETLQAALLHDVIEDTEVTKEELEAQFGNTVAELVDGVSKLDKLKFRDRKEAQAENFRKMVLAMVQDIRVILIKLADRTHNMRTLGALRPDKKRRIARETLEIYSPLAHRLGIHNIKTELEELGFEALYPNRYRVLKNVVKAARGNRKEMIQRIHSEIEGRLEEVGLPARVLGREKNLFSIYNKMKTKEQRFHTIMDIYAFRVVVDTPDTCYRVLGQAHSLYKPRPGRMKDYIAVPKANGYQSLHTSMIGPHGVPVEVQIRTEDMEQMADKGVAAHWSYKGNGSRSSNGTTAQVKAQRWMQSLLELQQSAGNSFEFIENVKSDLFPDEIFVFTPKGRIVELPAGATAVDFAYAVHTDVGNMCVGARVDMNPYPLSKSLKNGQTIEIISAPGARPNAAWLNYVVTSRARTKIRQVLKTMRREESITLGRRLLNHALGEHSITDIGQENVEHVLSDLRLDSIEDLLASIGLGELMSIVIARRLLGDADELTEVKNNSDAPRKKLPIRGAEGLLLTFANCCHPIPDDHIIAHVSPGRGLVVHRETCPNVRGYQKEPDKYMAVEWSDDYNQEFTAELQVDLQNHQGALAELTNVISKTGSNIHGISTEERDGRLYTVTILLTTKDRVHLASIMKKLRVMPHALKVRRRKN, encoded by the coding sequence TTGTATCTATTCGATAGCCTCAAAGACGTTGCCCAAGAATACCTAACAGAGCCTCAAATTGAGGCTCTGCGTCAATCTTATGTGGTAGCGAGAAACGCCCATGAAGGGCAAACCCGTTCAACGGGTGAACCATACATAATCCACCCTGTTGCTGTTTCAAGAATCCTGGCAGAAATGCGTCTGGATATCGAAACTCTGCAAGCAGCCCTACTCCATGATGTAATTGAAGATACTGAAGTTACAAAAGAGGAGTTAGAAGCTCAATTTGGCAATACTGTTGCTGAACTGGTTGATGGTGTATCTAAGCTGGATAAGCTTAAATTTCGTGATCGCAAAGAAGCGCAAGCAGAGAACTTCCGCAAGATGGTTCTCGCGATGGTGCAAGACATCCGCGTTATCTTGATCAAATTAGCTGACCGTACTCACAACATGCGCACGCTTGGAGCACTTCGTCCTGACAAAAAGCGTCGTATTGCTCGTGAAACCCTCGAGATTTATTCTCCGCTAGCTCACCGTCTTGGTATTCATAACATCAAGACCGAACTAGAAGAGTTAGGCTTCGAAGCCCTTTATCCGAACCGTTATCGCGTACTTAAAAACGTAGTGAAAGCTGCGCGTGGTAACCGTAAGGAGATGATCCAACGTATCCATAGCGAAATCGAAGGCCGCCTTGAAGAAGTCGGTTTGCCTGCTCGCGTACTTGGTCGTGAGAAGAATCTGTTCTCCATCTATAACAAGATGAAAACCAAAGAGCAGCGCTTCCACACCATTATGGATATCTACGCTTTCCGCGTAGTGGTTGATACCCCAGATACTTGTTATCGCGTACTTGGTCAGGCTCACAGCCTGTACAAGCCTCGTCCTGGCCGCATGAAAGACTATATTGCGGTACCAAAAGCCAACGGCTACCAATCTCTGCACACGTCAATGATCGGCCCTCACGGGGTGCCAGTTGAGGTCCAGATCCGTACTGAAGATATGGAGCAAATGGCAGATAAAGGTGTCGCGGCGCACTGGTCTTACAAAGGTAATGGCTCGCGCAGCAGTAACGGGACAACCGCACAGGTTAAAGCACAACGTTGGATGCAGAGCTTACTTGAGCTACAACAAAGCGCAGGTAACTCATTCGAATTCATTGAAAACGTTAAATCTGATCTGTTCCCAGATGAGATCTTCGTATTCACGCCGAAAGGTCGCATTGTCGAACTTCCGGCAGGTGCAACAGCGGTCGATTTTGCTTACGCGGTGCATACCGACGTCGGCAACATGTGTGTAGGTGCTCGTGTAGACATGAACCCTTACCCACTCAGCAAATCGCTGAAGAATGGCCAAACCATTGAGATAATCAGTGCTCCGGGCGCACGTCCAAATGCAGCATGGCTCAACTACGTAGTGACATCACGTGCACGTACTAAGATCCGTCAGGTTCTGAAAACCATGCGTCGTGAAGAGTCGATTACCCTTGGTCGTCGTCTACTGAACCACGCACTTGGCGAGCACTCTATTACCGATATCGGCCAAGAGAACGTTGAACATGTATTGTCTGATCTTCGTCTCGACAGCATTGAAGACTTGCTAGCGTCAATTGGTCTTGGTGAGCTGATGAGTATCGTGATTGCTCGTCGCCTGCTAGGTGATGCTGACGAACTGACGGAAGTGAAAAACAACAGCGATGCGCCTAGGAAGAAACTGCCTATTCGTGGTGCTGAAGGCCTGCTACTGACGTTCGCTAACTGTTGTCACCCGATTCCAGACGATCACATCATTGCTCATGTATCTCCAGGTCGTGGCCTTGTGGTTCACCGCGAAACGTGTCCAAACGTTCGTGGTTACCAGAAAGAACCAGATAAATACATGGCGGTTGAATGGTCTGACGATTACAACCAAGAGTTCACTGCTGAGCTTCAGGTTGATCTGCAGAACCATCAAGGTGCACTGGCTGAGCTAACCAATGTTATCTCGAAAACAGGCTCTAACATTCACGGTATTTCAACCGAAGAACGTGATGGACGCTTGTACACAGTGACAATCTTGCTGACCACCAAAGATCGTGTTCACCTTGCGAGCATTATGAAGAAGCTACGTGTGATGCCACATGCGCTGAAAGTAAGACGTCGTAAGAACTGA
- the recG gene encoding ATP-dependent DNA helicase RecG, with protein MSQLLSAIPLNSLSGVGAKVAEKLEKVGLNNVQDLLFHLPLRYEDRTRIYPIVKLHAGLWAAVQGKVMHVDTIFGKRKMLAVKISDGNGTITLRFFNFTAGMKNNFAEGKQVHAYGEIKRGNMGLEIVHPDYKFFAPRQQPDVEANLTPVYPTTEGLRQVTLRNLTDQALELIDKAAVNELLPSGLYDHQITLAQALHTIHRPPPGIDLELFDEGKHPAQLRLIMEELLAQNLSMLSVRSKGQQDKAMPFPPVNTLKDKLLAQLPFSPTNAQARVTKEIEADLEKPHPMMRLVQGDVGSGKTLVAALAAVRALEHGQQVALMAPTELLAEQHAINFANWFEAMSIQVGWLAGKLKGKARETELARIASGEAQMVVGTHALFQEHVEFKNLGLVIIDEQHRFGVHQRLELREKGAKQGYYPHQLVMTATPIPRTLAMTAYADLETSIIDELPPGRTPIQTVAIPDTKRDDIVERVRNACLNEGKQAYWVCTLIDESEVLEAQAAADTAEELQRKLPDVKIGLVHGRMKPAEKQAVMQEFKENKLHLLVATTVIEVGVDVPNSSLMIIENPERLGLAQLHQLRGRVGRGSVASHCVLLYHSPLSKTAQKRLGVLRESNDGFVIAQRDLEIRGPGELLGTKQTGLADFKIADLVRDQRLIPEVQRIARHIHDSYPDNAKAIINRWLGERDVYSKA; from the coding sequence ATGTCACAGCTTTTATCTGCTATCCCTCTCAACTCTTTATCTGGAGTCGGCGCTAAAGTCGCAGAGAAACTGGAAAAGGTTGGGCTTAACAACGTACAAGACCTGCTATTTCATCTGCCTTTACGCTACGAAGATCGAACACGCATCTACCCAATCGTAAAACTGCACGCTGGCCTATGGGCAGCTGTACAAGGCAAGGTGATGCACGTCGATACCATTTTCGGCAAACGTAAGATGTTGGCGGTAAAGATCAGCGATGGTAACGGCACCATTACTCTGCGCTTTTTCAACTTTACCGCAGGTATGAAGAACAACTTTGCCGAAGGCAAACAAGTCCATGCCTATGGCGAGATCAAGCGCGGCAATATGGGGCTTGAGATCGTCCATCCTGACTACAAATTCTTTGCGCCGAGGCAGCAGCCAGATGTTGAAGCAAACCTAACGCCGGTGTACCCAACCACTGAAGGGCTAAGACAAGTCACGCTGCGCAACCTGACTGACCAAGCGTTAGAACTGATCGATAAAGCAGCCGTCAATGAGCTTCTGCCCTCTGGTTTATACGATCACCAAATTACCCTCGCACAAGCACTGCATACCATTCACCGGCCACCTCCGGGCATTGACCTAGAGTTGTTTGATGAAGGTAAGCACCCCGCGCAACTGCGCTTGATTATGGAAGAGTTGCTGGCTCAAAACCTATCGATGCTGTCGGTTCGTAGCAAAGGACAGCAAGACAAAGCGATGCCTTTTCCTCCAGTAAATACGCTTAAAGATAAATTGCTGGCTCAGCTGCCGTTTTCTCCAACTAATGCTCAAGCACGAGTGACTAAAGAGATCGAAGCTGACTTGGAAAAGCCGCATCCTATGATGCGCTTAGTACAAGGGGATGTAGGTTCAGGTAAAACCTTGGTTGCTGCATTGGCGGCGGTTCGAGCGTTAGAACATGGTCAACAGGTCGCTTTGATGGCACCAACTGAACTATTGGCAGAGCAGCACGCAATCAACTTTGCCAACTGGTTTGAAGCAATGAGCATTCAAGTAGGTTGGCTAGCAGGTAAACTCAAAGGTAAGGCTCGTGAGACCGAACTGGCGCGCATTGCCAGTGGCGAAGCACAAATGGTTGTCGGTACTCATGCTCTCTTCCAAGAGCATGTCGAGTTCAAAAACCTTGGCTTGGTCATCATTGATGAACAGCATCGATTTGGTGTCCACCAGCGACTAGAGCTACGTGAGAAAGGCGCTAAGCAAGGCTACTATCCTCACCAGTTGGTGATGACGGCAACGCCAATCCCACGCACGCTAGCAATGACAGCCTACGCCGACCTTGAAACCTCAATCATTGATGAGCTACCGCCGGGGCGTACACCCATTCAAACCGTGGCAATTCCAGATACCAAGCGTGATGACATTGTTGAGCGCGTGCGTAATGCGTGTCTCAATGAGGGCAAGCAAGCCTATTGGGTGTGTACTCTGATTGATGAGTCAGAAGTATTGGAAGCGCAAGCTGCGGCAGACACCGCAGAAGAGCTGCAACGTAAACTGCCAGATGTAAAAATTGGTTTAGTACACGGCCGAATGAAGCCTGCTGAGAAACAAGCGGTGATGCAGGAGTTCAAAGAAAACAAACTGCACCTGTTGGTTGCTACAACCGTAATTGAAGTGGGTGTGGATGTACCGAATTCGAGCTTAATGATCATCGAGAACCCAGAGCGTCTTGGTCTAGCGCAACTGCACCAATTACGCGGTCGTGTTGGCCGAGGTTCGGTCGCAAGTCACTGTGTATTGTTGTATCACTCACCGCTGTCTAAAACCGCTCAGAAGCGCTTAGGCGTGTTGCGTGAAAGTAACGATGGCTTTGTAATAGCACAGCGTGACTTAGAGATACGCGGCCCCGGTGAGCTACTTGGTACTAAACAGACAGGCTTGGCTGATTTTAAGATTGCCGACCTAGTCCGAGACCAACGTTTAATTCCTGAAGTGCAACGTATCGCTCGTCATATTCATGATAGCTACCCAGATAATGCTAAGGCGATCATCAATCGCTGGTTGGGCGAACGAGATGTGTATTCTAAGGCGTAA